The Leadbettera azotonutricia ZAS-9 genome has a window encoding:
- a CDS encoding LptA/OstA family protein has protein sequence MKTIALFLLAAILIVPSWADTFTFKADRMSGGKASGREITVLVGNAEVRSDKLLLKADRIEIQGEDNQFIDCTGNVTGMEEEKNIFFQTDRLRYDRTLKIARLEGNSSLEDRKNEIVAKGRFIEYDDQAEVTVFQISVRLFKDNLVCRSEYAVYRRTEKILDLSGFPVVYKKDDEFRADKIRVDLDTDDVTMEGAVSGSIKN, from the coding sequence ATGAAAACAATTGCTCTTTTCCTGTTGGCAGCAATACTCATAGTTCCGTCATGGGCTGACACTTTTACATTTAAAGCGGATCGCATGTCAGGCGGTAAGGCTTCGGGGAGGGAGATAACCGTACTGGTCGGAAATGCCGAGGTAAGGTCGGACAAGCTGCTGCTCAAGGCTGACCGTATTGAGATACAGGGGGAGGACAATCAATTCATAGACTGCACCGGCAATGTTACGGGCATGGAAGAAGAGAAGAATATTTTCTTCCAGACCGACAGGCTCCGCTATGACCGGACCCTCAAGATTGCACGGCTCGAGGGGAACTCCTCCCTGGAAGACAGGAAAAATGAAATCGTAGCCAAGGGCAGGTTCATCGAATACGACGATCAGGCCGAGGTTACGGTGTTCCAGATTTCGGTGCGCCTTTTTAAGGACAATTTGGTCTGCCGTTCAGAATACGCAGTATACCGGAGGACTGAAAAAATCCTCGACCTCTCGGGGTTTCCGGTGGTCTATAAAAAAGACGACGAATTCCGGGCGGATAAAATCCGGGTCGATCTTGACACCGACGATGTCACCATGGAAGGGGCCGTTTCAGGCTCCATAAAGAATTAG